One genomic window of Arachis stenosperma cultivar V10309 chromosome 10, arast.V10309.gnm1.PFL2, whole genome shotgun sequence includes the following:
- the LOC130957547 gene encoding pentatricopeptide repeat-containing protein At2g16880-like, protein MTTTTAAAAAASSEAQLLKTVTTILTSHRDPHTALKPLIQNLTLPTVLSVLSSTQLHRTHSATLLSFFHILRHSPHPSLSSSPEPLLALLPGLLVHRRYSSARSLLLNFISSDHPRHSLHQLLLRRPRLPQPLLDTSLSAYALSDHPDLAFQLFNKMKRLRIKPNLLTCHSLLSSLVRRHPHSSHSIHLSKQVFNDSLKLGITPNNTTFNILIHGSCLDNNFNDALSFMNQMTDFACSPDNITYNTILDALCKKGQLSKVREVLLEMKGSGVSPNRNTYNILVHGYCKLRWLKEAAEVVELMRANDMVPDIWTYNTIMRGLCDEGKVKEAISLRDEMESLRVMPDEVTYNTLIDGCFQWRGSVEAFKLVEEMKGKGVKPNAVTHNIMVKWYCKEGKMDEAGCVVAKMVESGFSPDCFTYNTMINGYCKAGNLGEAFKMMDEMGRKGLKMDTFTLNTIVHKLCTEKLLKEAYELTVKAAKRGYILDEVTYGTLIMGYFKNEQTNKALKLWDEMKEKGIIPSVVTYNTIIRGLCHSLKTDQAVDKLNELLDKGLAPDEATCNIIIHGYCWEGAVEKAFLFYNRMVENSFKPDVITCNILLRGLCKHGMFEKAFNLFNTWIIKGKPVDAVTYNTLISVLCKEGKLDEAFDLMTEMEKKKLGPDRYTYTAIIGALTHAGRTEEAKKFMSKLLETSPNMISEDTSQMLGSGDMDYSEQISNFCTQGKYKEAMKLFQESEQKGVSLNKSAYFKLMDGLLKRRRDKSKYDK, encoded by the coding sequence ATGACCACCACCACCGCCGCAGCCGCCGCAGCCTCATCGGAAGCTCAGCTGCTGAAAACAGTGACCACCATCCTCACCAGCCACCGTGACCCCCACACCGCGCTCAAACCCTTAATCCAAAATCTCACCCTCCCCACGGTGCTTTCCGTCCTCTCCTCCACCCAACTCCACCGCACCCACTCCGCCACCCTCCTCTCCTTCTTCCACATCCTCCGCCACTCTCCCCACCCTTCTCTCTCCTCCTCCCCTGAGCCCCTCCTCGCCCTCCTACCCGGCCTCCTCGTCCACCGCCGCTACTCCTCCGCCCGCTCCCTCCTCCTCAACTTCATCTCCTCCGACCACCCCCGCCACTCCCTCCACCAGCTCCTCCTCCGCCGCCCCCGCCTCCCGCAGCCACTCCTCGACACCTCCCTCTCCGCCTACGCCCTCTCCGACCACCCCGACCTCGCCTTCCAGCTCTTCAATAAGATGAAGCGCCTCCGCATTAAACCCAACCTCCTCACCTGCCACTCCCTCCTCTCCTCCCTCGTCCGCCGCCACCCTCATTCCTCCCACTCCATTCACCTCTCCAAACAAGTCTTCAACGATTCCCTTAAGCTCGGTATAACCCCAAATAACACCACCTTCAACATCTTGATCCATGGTTCTTGTCttgataataattttaatgatgCTCTTAGCTTCATGAACCAAATGACTGATTTTGCTTGTTCTCCTGATAATATCACTTATAATACTATTCTTGATGCATTGTGTAAGAAGGGCCAATTGAGTAAGGTTAGGGAGGTTTTGCTAGAGATGAAAGGTAGCGGGGTTTCCCCAAATAGGAACACCTATAATATCTTGGTTCATGGCTATTGTAAGTTGAGGTGGTTGAAGGAGGCTGCCGAGGTTGTCGAGTTGATGAGAGCGAACGACATGGTACCGGATATTTGGACTTATAATACAATCATGAGGGGTTTGTGCGACGAGGGGAAGGTCAAGGAGGCGATTAGCCTAAGGGATGAGATGGAGAGCCTGAGGGTGATGCCGGATGAGGTTACCTACAATACTCTGATTGACGGGTGTTTTCAATGGCGGGGGAGTGTGGAGGCATTCAAGTTGGTTGAGGAAATGAAGGGAAAGGGAGTCAAGCCGAACGCGGTGACTCACAATATAATGGTGAAGTGGTATTGTAAGGAAGGTAAGATGGATGAAGCCGGCTGTGTCGTGGCAAAGATGGTGGAGAGTGGGTTTTCACCGGACTGTTTTACTTATAATACTATGATCAATGGTTATTGTAAAGCAGGAAATCTGGGAGAAGCTTTTAAGATGATGGATGAAATGGGGAGGAAAGGTTTAAAGATGGATACTTTTACTCTGAACACTATAGTGCACAAATTGTGCACGGAGAAGCTGCTCAAAGAGGCATACGAGTTGACTGTGAAGGCCGCAAAGCGAGGTTATATTCTCGATGAGGTAACCTATGGAACTCTAATCATGGGATACTTTAAAAATGAACAAACAAACAAAGCTCTGAAGCTTTGGGATGAGATGAAGGAGAAGGGGATCATTCCTAGTGTTGTCACTTATAACACTATAATTAGGGGGTTGTGCCATTCTTTAAAAACTGATCAGGCTGTAGATAAATTGAATGAGCTTTTAGATAAAGGTTTGGCCCCCGATGAAGCTACGTGTAACATAATTATTCATGGTTACTGCTGGGAGGGAGCAGTGGAGAAAGCATTCTTGTTCTATAACAGAATGGTTGAGAACTCATTCAAGCCGGATGTTATTACATGTAACATTCTTCTTCGAGGGCTTTGCAAACATGGTATGTTCGAGAAGgcctttaatttatttaacaCATGGATCATTAAAGGTAAGCCCGTTGATGCAGTTACGTACAACACGTTGATTTCCGTCCTTTGCAAAGAAGGGAAACTTGATGAAGCATTTGACCTCATGACTGAGATGGAGAAGAAAAAATTGGGGCCGGACCGATATACTTATACTGCCATCATTGGTGCACTTACTCATGCTGGGAGAACTGAGGAAGCAAAGAAATTCATGTCAAAACTCCTAGAGACAAGTCCAAATATGATAAGTGAAGACACTTCACAAATGCTTGGTTCAGGCGACATGGATTACTCAGAACAGATAAGTAATTTTTGTACTCAAGGGAAGTACAAAGAGGCAATGAAACTATTTCAAGAATCAGAGCAGAAAGGAGTTAGTTTGAATAAATCTGCGTATTTCAAGTTAATGGATGGGCTATTGAAGAGGCGAAGAGACAAGTCCAAATATGATAAGTGA